Proteins encoded by one window of Actinocorallia herbida:
- a CDS encoding IS630 family transposase, with protein MARKPEVFVRALSMEEGRRLQRITRSAKDPVKLRRAIVVLMSAQGQSAAAIRSLMQVSDDYVRSVVHAFNERGFDALDPKWSGGRPRRIGEWVRERICLIARTTPSEWGITAFSTWSLAKLAAHLENIGLVTSLSVEHLRRILKAGGVSWQTTTTWKSSNDPDFIAKMHAVLALYDTPPQGGRVICVDEFGPLNLMPRKGKTWRPAGHPARLRATFNRNDGVRHMLGALDLATGRIYYRIRHRKRWREFLSFLKSLRARWPGQRLHVICDNYSPHKHPEVRTWATANDVELVFLPTYGSWLNWIESEFAALRYFALNGTDHRSHEEQNTAIAAYIRWHNQHARPKTSFAASSPIRSWTSYPSKVA; from the coding sequence GTGGCGCGTAAGCCCGAGGTGTTCGTGCGTGCGTTGTCGATGGAGGAGGGCCGGAGGCTTCAGCGGATCACCCGGTCGGCGAAGGACCCGGTGAAGCTGCGGCGGGCGATCGTGGTCCTGATGTCCGCCCAAGGCCAATCGGCGGCTGCGATCCGGTCGTTGATGCAGGTGAGCGACGACTATGTCCGCTCGGTGGTGCATGCGTTCAACGAGCGGGGGTTCGACGCGCTGGACCCAAAATGGAGCGGGGGCCGTCCGAGACGGATCGGTGAGTGGGTGCGTGAGCGCATCTGCCTGATCGCCCGGACGACCCCCTCCGAGTGGGGCATCACCGCGTTCTCCACGTGGAGCCTGGCCAAGCTCGCCGCCCACCTGGAGAACATCGGGCTGGTCACGTCGCTCAGCGTTGAGCACCTGCGGCGGATCCTGAAGGCCGGCGGGGTGTCGTGGCAGACCACCACGACCTGGAAGAGCAGCAACGATCCGGATTTCATCGCCAAGATGCATGCCGTTCTGGCCCTCTACGACACCCCGCCGCAGGGCGGGCGGGTGATCTGCGTGGACGAGTTCGGGCCCCTCAACCTGATGCCGCGCAAGGGCAAGACCTGGCGGCCCGCCGGGCATCCGGCCCGGCTGCGTGCCACGTTCAACCGCAACGACGGGGTCCGGCACATGCTCGGCGCACTCGACCTGGCCACCGGCAGGATCTACTACCGGATCCGGCACCGGAAGCGATGGCGGGAGTTCCTGTCCTTCCTCAAGTCCTTGCGCGCACGATGGCCCGGCCAGCGCCTGCACGTGATCTGCGACAACTACTCGCCCCACAAACACCCCGAGGTCAGGACATGGGCGACCGCCAACGACGTCGAGCTGGTTTTCCTGCCGACCTACGGCTCCTGGCTGAACTGGATCGAATCCGAGTTCGCCGCCCTGCGCTACTTCGCCCTCAACGGCACCGACCACCGCAGCCACGAAGAGCAGAACACCGCGATCGCCGCCTACATCCGCTGGCACAACCAGCACGCACGCCCCAAGACCAGCTTCGCCGCCAGCTCCCCGATCCGCTCCTGGACCAGTTACCCCAGCAAGGTTGCGTGA
- a CDS encoding TetR/AcrR family transcriptional regulator — protein MRGDSTGSDPRLGEVERVALRLFAELGYDAVSVQMIADAAGETPHEVRALGGKPGIYRSVIEDFNQSRNRLLEKIASAREEGGGDLRRDLEQIMEYHIDHPDVLALLQHRGLRDAADLPEVEDRWNEFINRIAAVVGPEVALQPGYQLLMNSVIWCVQGFLFGGVLTRDGARLRPDDPKARRIFREQIRQLYDLIFETGLLTDSR, from the coding sequence ATGAGAGGCGACTCCACTGGCTCAGACCCTCGACTAGGGGAAGTCGAGCGGGTCGCGCTGCGACTGTTCGCCGAACTGGGCTACGACGCTGTCTCGGTGCAGATGATTGCAGACGCCGCAGGAGAGACTCCGCATGAGGTGCGGGCACTCGGTGGAAAGCCCGGGATCTATCGCTCGGTCATTGAAGATTTCAACCAGTCCAGAAACAGGCTTCTCGAGAAGATCGCAAGCGCTCGAGAGGAGGGCGGCGGCGACCTTCGACGAGATCTTGAACAGATCATGGAGTACCACATCGACCATCCCGATGTTCTGGCACTCTTGCAGCATCGCGGGCTCAGAGATGCCGCCGACCTACCTGAGGTCGAGGATCGCTGGAACGAGTTCATCAATCGAATCGCCGCGGTCGTCGGACCAGAGGTTGCACTCCAGCCCGGCTATCAGCTGCTGATGAACTCGGTCATCTGGTGCGTGCAGGGATTCCTCTTCGGCGGCGTGCTGACCCGGGATGGAGCGCGCCTCCGGCCGGACGATCCCAAGGCTCGCAGAATCTTTAGAGAGCAGATTCGGCAACTCTACGATCTGATATTCGAGACAGGCCTCCTCACCGATTCGCGGTGA
- a CDS encoding PaaX family transcriptional regulator has protein sequence MSPDEEITAVPSLSRRQQTGVSSVRSVLLTVFGEYVLPRGSTAWTSTLLHVLAGLNIEEKAARQALNRMAANGWIVAEKSGRRVRWGLTDHGRALLAEGAERIYSFGRDRETWDGRWLVLLASVPESKRELRHQLRNGLTWAGMGSPAQGVWVTPHADREAEVTQIVENLGLADSVSSFCGPFAAMGSERSMVNEAWHLDELAKEYEEFLAEFAGLRPTEGDGTLLAQVRLVDSWRRFPRLDPRLPPDLLPPHWIGLRAANVFEDLHDRWHQAAQARWSELADD, from the coding sequence ATGAGCCCAGACGAAGAGATCACGGCTGTCCCTTCCCTCAGCCGTCGCCAGCAGACCGGAGTGAGCAGCGTCCGATCCGTTCTGCTGACGGTTTTCGGCGAGTACGTCCTGCCGCGCGGAAGCACCGCCTGGACCTCGACGCTCCTGCATGTGTTGGCAGGCCTCAACATTGAGGAGAAGGCCGCACGGCAGGCCCTCAACCGGATGGCGGCCAACGGCTGGATCGTGGCGGAGAAGTCGGGCCGACGAGTGCGGTGGGGACTCACCGACCACGGCCGGGCTCTGCTGGCCGAAGGGGCGGAGCGGATCTACTCCTTCGGCCGGGACCGGGAGACCTGGGACGGTCGATGGCTGGTTCTGCTGGCCAGCGTTCCCGAGAGCAAGCGCGAGCTGCGGCACCAGTTGCGGAACGGTCTCACCTGGGCCGGGATGGGCAGCCCGGCGCAGGGAGTGTGGGTCACTCCTCACGCCGACCGCGAGGCCGAGGTCACACAGATTGTTGAGAATCTCGGCCTTGCGGACTCTGTCTCGTCGTTCTGCGGCCCGTTCGCCGCGATGGGCTCAGAGCGCTCGATGGTCAACGAGGCATGGCACCTGGACGAGTTGGCAAAGGAGTACGAGGAGTTCCTCGCTGAGTTCGCGGGTCTGCGCCCCACCGAAGGGGACGGCACTCTCCTGGCCCAGGTGCGCCTGGTGGACTCCTGGCGCCGCTTCCCCCGGCTCGACCCAAGGCTTCCTCCGGACCTCCTGCCCCCGCACTGGATAGGCCTCCGTGCGGCGAACGTCTTCGAGGACCTGCATGATCGCTGGCACCAAGCCGCCCAGGCTCGGTGGTCAGAACTCGCCGACGACTGA
- the paaZ gene encoding phenylacetic acid degradation bifunctional protein PaaZ, with translation MTQALRSYSEDRWQEGSGEPRPLLDAATGDEVALLPSAGPDPAAMLAYARTHGGPALRALTFTQRASVLKVLAKHLSGHLDEFAALSARTGATRRDTAVDVDGGIGTLAVYASKGARELPDSTVLADGPVEPLSRGGLFAGRHVLTARLGTAVQINAYNFPVWGMLEKFAPAFLAGMPSVVKPAGPTAYLTELVVRRIIESGLLPEGALSLLCAGPAGLLEALTEQDTLAFTGSAATALKLRTHPAVAGRAVPFNAEADSLNCSILGPDVAPGDPEFTLFVDQVAEEMTVKAGQKCTAIRRILVPEDLEVAVTDALVARLAEVVVGHPAAEGVTMGPLVGLAQRDEVRAAVARLASEAVPVFGDPDVVEVRGADLAHGAFMSPLLLRADSAARAPHEVEAFGPVSTLLTYRTVAEAGEIAARGGGSLAGSIVTADQGIAGGLVTALAPWHGRLLVLNRNNAAESTGHGVAMPQLVHGGPGRAGGGEELGGLRAVRHYLRRTAVQGHPDFLATLA, from the coding sequence ATGACGCAGGCACTGCGCAGCTACAGCGAAGACCGATGGCAGGAGGGCTCGGGCGAGCCCCGGCCTCTGCTGGACGCCGCCACAGGGGACGAGGTCGCCCTGTTGCCTTCCGCCGGACCCGATCCCGCGGCAATGCTCGCCTACGCCCGCACACACGGCGGACCCGCGCTGCGTGCGCTCACTTTCACGCAACGCGCCTCGGTGCTGAAGGTCCTGGCCAAACACCTGAGCGGTCACCTGGATGAGTTCGCTGCGCTCAGCGCTCGGACAGGAGCGACCCGCCGCGACACCGCAGTGGATGTCGATGGAGGGATCGGCACGCTGGCCGTCTACGCGAGCAAGGGCGCGCGTGAGCTTCCGGATTCCACGGTCCTTGCCGATGGGCCGGTAGAGCCGCTCAGCAGAGGCGGACTGTTCGCAGGCCGACATGTGCTGACCGCGCGTCTCGGCACCGCCGTGCAGATCAACGCCTACAACTTCCCCGTCTGGGGAATGCTGGAAAAGTTCGCGCCGGCCTTCCTCGCCGGCATGCCCTCCGTGGTGAAGCCCGCTGGTCCGACGGCTTACCTCACCGAACTCGTCGTGCGCCGGATCATCGAGTCGGGACTGCTCCCCGAAGGCGCCTTGTCTCTGCTCTGCGCGGGCCCGGCCGGGCTTCTGGAAGCTCTCACCGAGCAGGACACCCTTGCCTTCACCGGATCGGCCGCGACCGCCCTGAAGCTGCGAACGCATCCTGCGGTCGCGGGCCGCGCCGTACCGTTCAACGCGGAGGCGGACTCGCTCAACTGCTCCATCCTCGGCCCGGATGTAGCCCCCGGCGATCCCGAATTCACGCTCTTCGTGGACCAGGTCGCCGAGGAAATGACAGTGAAGGCCGGCCAGAAGTGCACCGCGATCCGGCGAATCCTCGTACCCGAGGATCTGGAGGTTGCGGTGACCGACGCACTCGTCGCACGGTTGGCCGAGGTGGTCGTGGGGCATCCCGCAGCGGAGGGCGTCACCATGGGCCCGCTGGTCGGCCTGGCGCAGCGGGACGAGGTTCGCGCGGCCGTCGCCCGGCTCGCGTCGGAGGCCGTACCGGTTTTCGGAGATCCCGATGTGGTGGAGGTCCGCGGAGCTGATCTTGCTCATGGCGCGTTTATGTCTCCGCTGCTGCTGCGCGCGGACTCGGCAGCGCGTGCACCCCACGAGGTCGAGGCGTTCGGTCCGGTGAGCACCCTGCTGACCTACCGAACGGTGGCCGAAGCCGGAGAAATCGCGGCACGCGGGGGCGGGAGTCTCGCCGGCTCGATCGTGACCGCCGACCAAGGTATCGCGGGCGGACTGGTCACCGCCCTCGCTCCCTGGCACGGAAGGCTGCTCGTCCTGAACCGGAACAACGCCGCCGAATCCACCGGCCACGGAGTGGCGATGCCCCAACTCGTCCACGGAGGCCCGGGAAGGGCAGGAGGGGGCGAGGAACTCGGTGGCCTGAGAGCCGTCCGGCATTATCTTCGGCGTACGGCTGTCCAGGGGCATCCAGACTTCCTGGCCACACTTGCATGA
- a CDS encoding enoyl-CoA hydratase/isomerase family protein, translated as MSRLVRVEREGFLWWIGLDRPDKHNALDQAMVAQLDEVLTEARRTPSVLLIHSTTPGVFAAGADIAELRDRDADAALLAINAGLFERLEAHRWPTIALIDGPALGGGCELAMACDLRVASPHAVFGQPELSLGILAGAGANWRLPQLVGPSTARRMLFAGARLDAAGALRAGLVDELADDGADLLERGRTLASAIAKRSWRALELTKLALRSTRPATTTFDLAAQALLFDSEEKHTRMTDFLERRRR; from the coding sequence ATGAGCCGCCTGGTTCGCGTCGAACGCGAAGGCTTCTTGTGGTGGATCGGTCTCGACAGGCCGGACAAGCACAACGCGCTGGACCAGGCGATGGTCGCTCAACTGGATGAGGTCCTGACAGAGGCTCGGCGGACCCCGAGCGTCCTTCTCATCCATTCCACGACCCCGGGTGTGTTCGCGGCCGGCGCCGATATCGCCGAGCTACGTGACCGGGATGCCGACGCTGCTCTTCTCGCGATCAACGCGGGGCTCTTCGAACGCCTGGAAGCCCACCGCTGGCCCACCATCGCTCTGATCGATGGCCCTGCCTTGGGTGGCGGCTGCGAACTCGCCATGGCGTGCGACCTTCGGGTGGCCTCGCCGCATGCGGTGTTCGGCCAGCCCGAGCTGTCCCTCGGCATACTCGCTGGCGCCGGTGCCAACTGGCGTCTTCCCCAGCTTGTCGGTCCATCCACCGCTCGACGGATGCTCTTCGCAGGAGCACGCCTGGACGCAGCCGGGGCGCTGCGCGCTGGGCTCGTCGATGAACTCGCCGATGACGGGGCCGACCTGCTCGAACGCGGCAGGACACTCGCCTCCGCCATAGCCAAGAGGTCATGGCGCGCGCTCGAGCTGACGAAGCTGGCCCTTCGCAGTACCCGCCCAGCGACGACCACGTTCGACCTCGCGGCGCAGGCATTGCTGTTCGACAGCGAGGAGAAGCACACCCGGATGACCGATTTCCTGGAGCGGAGAAGACGATGA
- a CDS encoding 3-hydroxyacyl-CoA dehydrogenase: protein MHQTIAVVGAGTMGTGIAQVAALAGHPVLLMDTAPGAAERAVALIREQVAALVERGKLTADPETLRLTAADDVDALAPADIVIEAVIEDLDVKRRLFAEVEAVVTADCVLASNTSSLSPSAIAAGVGRPDRVVGLHFFNPVPRMRLVEVIPGAETTEAVVSTVIDLVTAWGKTAVRVAPTPGFIVNRIARPYYAEAWRLLDERAAAPETIDTVLTGAGGFPLGPFALMDLIGHDVNESVTRSVWEALGFDARFTPAPAQRALVASGRLGRKSGRGVYRHDVAPPEPARPADKAPCPLEVVDNGAADLHVLLARSGVAVLDGGQDEQTLVLPSGAILIRSKGVTATELAAEHGAPVVVVDRTLDDATASAIAVAASDSCPSAALTEATGLLQAAGLDVYVLDDIPGLIVTRTVAMIVNLAVEVVQQGIASAEDVDTAMRLGAGHPLGPIAWGDRWGAGTVHEVLAGLQRSYGDPRYRPGPLLRRRALAGRTLA from the coding sequence ATGCACCAGACCATCGCCGTCGTGGGCGCCGGAACCATGGGCACGGGAATCGCCCAGGTCGCAGCCCTCGCCGGCCATCCCGTACTGCTCATGGACACCGCGCCCGGTGCCGCCGAGCGAGCGGTCGCCCTCATCCGAGAGCAGGTAGCGGCGCTCGTAGAGCGGGGAAAGCTGACTGCGGATCCGGAGACACTGCGCCTTACAGCCGCTGACGATGTCGACGCACTCGCCCCCGCCGACATCGTCATCGAAGCCGTCATCGAGGATCTCGACGTCAAGCGGCGCCTGTTCGCCGAGGTAGAGGCAGTCGTCACGGCGGACTGCGTGCTGGCGAGCAATACCTCCTCCCTCTCGCCCAGCGCCATCGCAGCCGGGGTCGGCCGCCCTGACCGTGTGGTCGGGCTGCACTTCTTCAATCCCGTGCCGAGGATGAGGCTGGTCGAGGTCATTCCAGGGGCCGAGACAACAGAGGCAGTCGTCTCCACCGTGATCGACCTGGTCACAGCGTGGGGCAAGACCGCAGTGCGTGTGGCGCCGACCCCGGGCTTCATCGTCAACCGGATCGCCCGGCCCTATTACGCCGAGGCGTGGAGGCTTCTGGATGAGCGCGCCGCGGCGCCCGAGACCATCGACACGGTGCTTACGGGGGCGGGAGGGTTTCCCCTGGGCCCGTTCGCGCTGATGGACCTGATCGGCCATGACGTCAACGAGTCCGTCACGCGTTCTGTCTGGGAGGCACTCGGCTTCGACGCGCGGTTCACCCCGGCGCCCGCCCAACGGGCCTTGGTCGCGTCGGGGAGACTCGGGCGCAAAAGCGGCCGAGGCGTCTACCGCCATGACGTTGCGCCCCCAGAGCCGGCTCGACCAGCGGACAAGGCGCCGTGCCCCCTTGAAGTCGTCGACAACGGAGCTGCGGATCTGCACGTTCTGCTGGCACGCTCTGGTGTCGCCGTGCTGGACGGCGGGCAGGATGAGCAGACCCTCGTCCTGCCGAGCGGTGCCATCCTCATACGCAGCAAGGGCGTGACCGCTACCGAGCTCGCCGCCGAACACGGCGCTCCGGTGGTTGTAGTGGACCGGACCTTGGATGACGCGACCGCCTCGGCCATCGCGGTGGCGGCCTCTGATTCCTGTCCATCGGCCGCACTCACGGAGGCGACCGGCCTTCTCCAAGCGGCAGGACTGGACGTCTACGTGCTGGACGATATCCCCGGCTTGATCGTGACCAGGACCGTCGCGATGATCGTCAATCTGGCTGTGGAAGTAGTGCAGCAGGGAATCGCGAGCGCCGAGGACGTGGATACGGCCATGCGACTCGGTGCCGGCCACCCGCTGGGCCCGATCGCTTGGGGCGATCGGTGGGGCGCAGGAACGGTGCACGAAGTCCTCGCTGGGCTGCAGCGCTCCTACGGGGACCCACGCTACCGGCCAGGCCCGCTCCTGCGCCGACGCGCCCTCGCCGGAAGGACCCTGGCATGA
- a CDS encoding gamma carbonic anhydrase family protein, which yields MAIYALGTRIPEIDPRAYVHPDATVIGSVKIRAGASIWPGAVLRGDYGSIEIGESTSIQDGSVLHTTEEWPTLIGDRSVIGHNVHLEGCVIGDDCLIGSGSIILNRALVDSGGAVGAAALVPEDGRVPAGHIAVGVPARVRPAPRGLGSWISDAVALYEDNAERYRTGLRRLDE from the coding sequence ATGGCGATCTACGCGCTGGGCACGCGTATCCCTGAGATAGATCCGCGGGCCTACGTCCACCCTGACGCCACCGTGATCGGATCGGTCAAGATCCGTGCTGGAGCGTCGATCTGGCCCGGCGCGGTCCTGCGCGGGGACTACGGCTCGATAGAGATCGGAGAGTCCACCTCCATCCAGGATGGGAGCGTCCTGCACACGACCGAGGAATGGCCGACGCTCATCGGTGACCGGTCCGTCATCGGGCACAACGTCCACCTTGAGGGATGTGTGATCGGCGACGACTGCCTGATCGGCTCGGGGTCGATCATCCTGAACCGCGCGCTCGTCGACTCCGGCGGAGCCGTCGGTGCGGCGGCACTCGTGCCGGAGGACGGAAGGGTCCCCGCGGGGCACATCGCGGTGGGCGTGCCGGCTCGGGTGAGGCCCGCGCCTCGCGGCCTGGGGAGTTGGATCAGCGATGCCGTCGCGCTCTACGAGGACAACGCCGAGCGCTACCGGACCGGCCTGCGCCGCCTCGACGAATAG
- a CDS encoding amidohydrolase family protein, producing the protein MLDGMPLIDVHMHAARLPTLKPAWKQWAHDFGDGEVLDKVYDGDGRIDPKRFADYLDGEGVDIALLLSEYSPKATGVQPVEDLLPLTSHDPARIKAIANINPHLHHPVAEELQRQLDLGAVACKLHPVHAGAAANDRSLYPAYELCQAAGIPLVVHCGTSTFPGSSNKFADPVLLDDVLRDFPRLHIALAHGGRGWWYDAAAFMALSNDHVWIELSGLPPSRLKEYYSKHNWNRLTRKMIFGTDWPGVPGISRNARAVAALCPDAETAALVLAGNAARVYHLDLES; encoded by the coding sequence ATGCTCGATGGAATGCCGCTGATCGATGTGCACATGCACGCTGCTCGGCTGCCCACGCTCAAGCCGGCCTGGAAACAGTGGGCCCACGACTTCGGCGACGGCGAGGTACTCGACAAGGTCTACGACGGCGACGGCAGGATCGACCCGAAGCGCTTCGCCGACTACCTCGACGGTGAAGGCGTGGACATCGCGCTGTTGCTGAGCGAGTACAGCCCCAAGGCGACGGGTGTCCAACCGGTCGAGGACCTCCTTCCGCTGACCTCCCATGATCCGGCGCGGATCAAAGCCATCGCGAACATCAATCCGCACCTGCACCATCCGGTCGCTGAGGAACTCCAGCGGCAGCTGGACCTCGGCGCCGTCGCGTGCAAGCTTCACCCCGTCCACGCCGGGGCGGCCGCTAACGACCGGAGCCTGTATCCGGCTTATGAGCTGTGTCAGGCGGCGGGTATTCCGCTTGTCGTCCACTGCGGGACCAGTACCTTTCCAGGATCTAGCAACAAGTTCGCGGACCCTGTGCTTCTGGACGACGTCCTGCGGGACTTCCCGCGTCTGCACATTGCGCTCGCCCACGGCGGGCGCGGTTGGTGGTACGACGCCGCCGCGTTCATGGCGCTGTCGAACGACCATGTGTGGATCGAGCTCTCGGGGCTGCCGCCCTCGCGGCTCAAGGAGTACTACTCCAAGCACAACTGGAACCGCCTCACGCGCAAGATGATCTTCGGTACGGACTGGCCGGGAGTGCCCGGCATCAGCCGCAACGCCCGAGCCGTCGCCGCGCTCTGCCCCGACGCAGAGACCGCCGCTCTGGTTCTGGCAGGGAACGCCGCCCGCGTCTATCACCTTGATTTGGAGAGCTGA
- the fdxA gene encoding ferredoxin has product MPYVIAAACIDVMDRSCVEECPVDCIYEGERKLYINPAECIDCGACEPVCPVTAISQDRRVPVEQSGFVADNARFFAEPLPGRDEALGMAGGGSTLGPLGVDTEFVTAYRGD; this is encoded by the coding sequence ATGCCGTACGTCATCGCCGCCGCCTGCATCGACGTCATGGACCGCTCCTGCGTCGAGGAGTGCCCCGTCGACTGCATCTACGAGGGGGAGCGCAAGCTCTACATCAACCCTGCCGAATGCATCGACTGTGGGGCCTGCGAGCCCGTCTGCCCGGTCACCGCTATCAGCCAGGACCGGCGGGTGCCTGTTGAACAGAGCGGATTCGTCGCAGACAACGCCCGGTTCTTCGCCGAGCCGCTGCCAGGCCGAGACGAGGCGCTGGGCATGGCGGGCGGAGGCAGCACGCTTGGTCCGCTCGGTGTGGACACCGAATTCGTCACCGCCTACAGGGGGGACTGA
- a CDS encoding NAD(P)/FAD-dependent oxidoreductase, whose amino-acid sequence MSMFASDLVVIGAGPVGLYAAYYAGFRGLSTTVVDALPEVGGQISAMYPEKPIYDIAGFPAVLGRDLVAALKEQADRFSPGYVLGERADGLVRDDDGALTVTTAAGTAIRCRSVVISGGIGAFTPRPLPVGADWHGRGLSYFVPSLEAHADQDVIVVGGGDSACDWALSLAPIARSVTLVHRRGAFRAHAHSVAQVMASAVEVITDAEVKQIGGTGQIEHVEINGPGGSIVRPAQAVIAALGFTANLGPIRQWGIDVQGNRHIPVDTAMSTNVPGVFAAGDITDYRGKVRLISVGFGEAATAVNNAAVLINPEEALFPGHSSDALPAPA is encoded by the coding sequence ATGAGCATGTTCGCCAGCGACCTCGTCGTCATCGGGGCCGGTCCTGTCGGCCTCTACGCCGCTTACTACGCGGGCTTCCGGGGTTTGAGCACGACGGTCGTGGACGCGCTGCCCGAGGTCGGCGGCCAGATCTCCGCCATGTATCCGGAAAAGCCGATCTACGACATCGCGGGCTTCCCCGCCGTCCTCGGCCGGGATCTGGTCGCAGCGCTGAAGGAGCAGGCCGACCGGTTCTCCCCCGGCTACGTGTTGGGGGAGCGCGCGGACGGCCTCGTACGTGACGACGACGGAGCGCTCACGGTCACCACCGCGGCCGGCACCGCGATCCGGTGCCGGTCCGTGGTGATCAGCGGCGGCATCGGCGCTTTCACGCCTCGCCCACTCCCTGTGGGGGCCGACTGGCACGGACGAGGCCTGTCCTACTTCGTCCCCTCGCTGGAGGCGCACGCCGACCAGGACGTGATCGTCGTCGGAGGTGGAGACAGCGCTTGCGACTGGGCGCTCAGCCTGGCGCCCATCGCTCGGTCGGTCACCCTCGTGCACCGGCGCGGTGCCTTCCGGGCGCATGCCCACAGCGTTGCGCAGGTCATGGCATCCGCCGTTGAGGTCATCACTGACGCGGAGGTCAAGCAGATCGGCGGAACCGGCCAGATCGAACATGTCGAGATCAACGGGCCGGGCGGCTCCATCGTTCGACCCGCCCAGGCAGTGATCGCGGCCTTGGGCTTCACCGCCAATCTCGGTCCCATCCGGCAGTGGGGGATCGACGTGCAGGGAAACCGCCACATCCCTGTCGACACCGCCATGTCCACCAATGTCCCAGGCGTCTTCGCCGCCGGCGACATCACCGACTACCGCGGCAAAGTGCGGTTGATCTCCGTCGGCTTCGGCGAGGCGGCCACGGCCGTCAACAACGCCGCGGTTCTGATCAACCCCGAGGAGGCCTTGTTCCCGGGCCATTCCTCCGACGCGCTACCTGCCCCGGCGTGA
- a CDS encoding benzoate-CoA ligase family protein — MSAPFNASAYLLDRHVEQGGGARLALTGPGGDITYAQLHDRVVRTANGLRAAGLLPEQRLLMFMADTPDFAAVFLAAMRIGAVPVPVSTMLHADGLADLLRDSRAAFLAITSAFAAVAEKAVAEAPELHAVLVPDGVSLSASVPVHRLTDLAASEPVGKPYDTQDDSPAFWLYTSGTTGMPKAAMHRHASIRVVCETYGDQVLGIRPDDRCLSAAKAFFAYGLGNSLLFPLAAGATAILESAPSRPDLLVERATQYGATLFFAGPTFFANMLRADVPADVLSGVRLTTSAGEPLPAPLYQRWTDRFGIEILDGIGMTEMLHIFLSNREGAVRPGTTGQAVPGYDLRILNELGEEAGDDEPGTLYVRGESTATGYWSRYDASREVFQGEWLKTGDTYVRDADGYYTCLGRTGDMIKASGIWVSPAEVETRLLDHPAVAQAVVVAALDTDDLEKPVAYVVAASPVSEDELISFCREGLPSFKRPRRVVFVDSVPTTATGKVRRVDLRAAAVEVLRTPEENS; from the coding sequence ATGAGCGCACCCTTCAACGCCTCCGCCTACCTGCTCGACCGGCATGTCGAGCAGGGCGGCGGCGCCCGGCTCGCCCTCACCGGGCCCGGCGGAGACATCACCTACGCCCAGCTCCACGACCGCGTCGTTCGCACCGCGAACGGTCTGCGCGCCGCCGGACTGCTCCCCGAACAGCGCCTGCTGATGTTCATGGCCGATACCCCGGACTTCGCCGCGGTCTTCCTCGCCGCCATGCGGATCGGCGCTGTTCCCGTCCCCGTCTCCACGATGCTCCACGCCGACGGGCTGGCCGACCTGCTGCGTGACTCGAGGGCCGCCTTCCTCGCCATCACCTCCGCCTTCGCCGCGGTCGCCGAGAAAGCCGTGGCAGAGGCACCCGAACTGCATGCGGTGCTGGTGCCCGATGGCGTCTCACTCAGTGCTTCCGTGCCCGTCCATCGACTGACCGACTTGGCCGCGTCCGAACCGGTGGGAAAGCCTTACGACACGCAGGACGACTCGCCGGCGTTCTGGCTCTACACCTCGGGAACGACCGGCATGCCGAAGGCGGCAATGCACCGCCATGCGTCCATCCGCGTGGTGTGCGAGACCTACGGAGACCAGGTCCTCGGGATCCGACCGGACGACCGCTGTCTTTCCGCCGCCAAGGCGTTCTTCGCCTACGGTCTCGGAAACTCCCTGCTGTTCCCGCTCGCCGCGGGTGCGACGGCCATCCTGGAGTCTGCCCCGTCGCGGCCGGATCTGCTGGTCGAGCGTGCCACGCAATACGGAGCGACCCTCTTCTTCGCCGGACCCACGTTCTTCGCGAACATGCTGCGTGCGGACGTTCCGGCTGATGTCCTTTCCGGCGTGCGCCTGACCACCTCGGCCGGCGAACCTCTGCCCGCGCCGCTGTACCAGCGCTGGACCGACCGCTTCGGGATCGAGATCCTGGACGGCATCGGCATGACGGAGATGCTGCACATCTTCCTGTCGAACAGAGAGGGTGCCGTACGCCCCGGCACGACAGGGCAGGCCGTTCCCGGATACGACCTCCGGATCCTGAACGAGCTCGGAGAAGAAGCCGGCGACGACGAGCCCGGAACGCTCTATGTGCGCGGCGAGTCCACCGCGACCGGCTACTGGTCGCGCTATGACGCCTCACGTGAGGTCTTCCAAGGCGAGTGGCTGAAGACCGGGGACACCTACGTCCGCGATGCGGACGGTTACTACACCTGCCTGGGTCGCACCGGCGACATGATCAAGGCCAGTGGGATCTGGGTTTCGCCGGCCGAGGTCGAGACGCGGCTCCTCGACCACCCGGCCGTCGCGCAGGCGGTGGTCGTCGCAGCACTCGACACCGACGATCTAGAGAAGCCGGTCGCGTACGTGGTGGCCGCCTCTCCGGTATCCGAAGACGAGCTGATCTCCTTCTGCAGAGAGGGGCTTCCGTCCTTCAAGCGGCCTCGCCGTGTGGTGTTCGTGGACTCCGTGCCGACGACCGCGACCGGAAAGGTACGCCGCGTGGACCTGCGCGCAGCGGCAGTCGAAGTCCTTCGCACCCCGGAGGAGAACTCATGA